One Endozoicomonas gorgoniicola DNA window includes the following coding sequences:
- a CDS encoding Bax inhibitor-1/YccA family protein has protein sequence MERKPVTLASAVAQSGTGIEINKVLRNTYMLLGMTLLFSAVTATIAMAMNIGHMTSLVLMLVGFGLLFVVNKTAESSKGIVAIFAFTGVMGAALGPLLNFYLALSNGPSLVMQALGGTAIVFFSLSAYVLTTRKDFSFMGGFLMVGLVVALVASIAMMFFSIPGGQLALSAGIVVLMSGLILFDTSRIIHGGETNYIRATVSLYLNIYNLFTALLHLLGAADD, from the coding sequence ATGGAACGCAAGCCAGTTACCCTCGCTTCGGCCGTTGCCCAGTCGGGTACGGGTATCGAAATTAATAAAGTCCTTCGTAATACTTATATGTTGCTGGGCATGACGCTGCTGTTCAGCGCCGTCACAGCCACTATTGCCATGGCCATGAATATTGGCCACATGACCTCTCTGGTGTTAATGCTGGTTGGCTTTGGACTACTGTTCGTGGTCAATAAAACCGCAGAATCTTCCAAGGGCATCGTTGCTATTTTCGCCTTCACCGGCGTTATGGGTGCTGCCCTTGGCCCACTTCTCAACTTTTACCTGGCTCTGAGTAATGGCCCTTCTCTGGTTATGCAGGCACTGGGTGGCACAGCCATTGTTTTCTTTTCGCTGTCTGCTTATGTACTGACGACCCGTAAAGATTTCTCTTTCATGGGTGGTTTCCTGATGGTTGGCCTGGTGGTTGCCCTGGTAGCCAGCATCGCCATGATGTTCTTCAGCATTCCCGGCGGTCAGCTGGCACTGTCTGCCGGTATTGTCGTGCTGATGTCAGGTCTTATTCTGTTTGATACCAGCCGTATCATTCATGGTGGCGAAACCAACTATATTCGGGCAACGGTTTCCCTGTACCTGAATATCTATAATCTGTTCACCGCCCTGCTGCATCTGCTGGGTGCTGCAGACGACTGA
- the tusD gene encoding sulfurtransferase complex subunit TusD: MKYALAIYGAPATSQAGQTALQFAKAVIAKGHSIHRLFFYQDGVHTATTLASPPQDEQHLPAEWDTFIQENRLDSVVCIAAALRRGIIDASEAERYERPAHNLSDVHQLSGLGQLIDASLEADRFITFGS, from the coding sequence ATGAAATACGCTCTGGCAATTTACGGAGCCCCGGCCACCAGCCAGGCTGGACAAACCGCCCTTCAGTTTGCCAAAGCTGTGATCGCCAAAGGGCATTCCATTCATCGACTGTTCTTTTATCAGGATGGTGTTCACACGGCTACGACCCTGGCCTCCCCTCCACAGGATGAACAGCACTTACCGGCTGAATGGGACACATTTATTCAGGAGAACCGGCTCGACAGTGTTGTCTGTATAGCAGCAGCCCTGCGCAGGGGTATTATTGATGCCAGTGAAGCAGAGCGTTATGAACGTCCTGCCCACAATCTGTCTGATGTCCACCAGTTATCCGGCCTTGGTCAGCTAATCGATGCGAGTCTGGAAGCTGACCGTTTTATAACCTTTGGCAGTTAA
- a CDS encoding HTH-like domain-containing protein encodes MNSTLKPTLFPPVIAALCFYTKSEVGITKEDLGQKLNEMYFNYPDKETVVMIHLFGIKYAAEIKEVGISQKELTSIAKNQLSYVTEISKGMKLAKYVKAS; translated from the coding sequence TTGAATAGCACACTTAAACCTACTTTGTTTCCGCCGGTAATTGCGGCGTTATGTTTCTATACCAAGAGTGAAGTAGGAATAACAAAAGAAGATTTAGGTCAAAAATTGAATGAGATGTATTTCAACTATCCAGATAAAGAAACTGTTGTTATGATACATTTATTCGGTATCAAGTATGCAGCAGAAATTAAAGAAGTAGGTATTTCTCAAAAAGAACTTACTTCTATAGCAAAAAATCAGCTTTCATATGTGACGGAAATCAGTAAAGGAATGAAGCTTGCAAAATATGTTAAAGCTTCATAA
- a CDS encoding IS1380 family transposase produces MNKFTQEQLRFHPSNGKTIRADFNGGELSSDFGALMLRETMLHSGIISRLTDGIDDKRHQSYIDHTLQELIAQRVLQMACGYEDANDSNHLRKDPIFKLANGRNPLDDDNHLASAPTYTRLGQSMTKRDIYNMTKALADHFISSYEYPPLAIIIDLDHTPAITHGGQQMNLFNAKYQDYCYLPLMIFEGLSGKLITSILRPGKTPTGRENAAILQRLIKLIRTRWPKTHLLVRGDSHFAQPELMQVVQDDPHSDYVLGKGAGHKTALRPKAKELLDEARKALDVKTGLAKLNNMPEPERLRLYGETDYQAKSWKGLDTRIIYKAEVNQKGDNPRFIVTSMMEASPEEIYEDLYCPRGQDENFIKHLKSDLSGDRLSDQGFLANHLRMFYACAAYVLHYELRTKALKGTELEKAQPSTVITKLCKVAVKVVEYKDRIKLHLPRSCPIKGLLQHITEVFYSMPLPRPG; encoded by the coding sequence ATGAACAAATTTACACAAGAACAGCTTCGTTTTCACCCCTCCAACGGAAAAACTATCCGGGCAGACTTCAATGGCGGAGAATTATCCTCTGATTTTGGCGCCCTGATGCTACGTGAAACAATGCTTCACAGCGGTATCATATCCAGGCTGACTGACGGCATTGACGATAAACGTCATCAATCCTACATCGACCACACCCTGCAAGAACTCATTGCCCAAAGAGTTTTGCAAATGGCCTGTGGTTATGAAGATGCAAACGACAGCAACCATCTGCGTAAAGACCCAATCTTTAAGCTTGCCAATGGAAGAAACCCACTGGACGATGATAACCATCTGGCTTCCGCTCCAACGTATACAAGGCTTGGTCAGTCCATGACCAAACGGGATATTTATAATATGACCAAAGCACTGGCTGATCACTTCATCAGCAGTTATGAATACCCGCCATTAGCCATCATTATCGACCTGGATCATACGCCTGCTATCACCCATGGCGGCCAGCAGATGAACCTGTTCAACGCCAAATATCAAGACTACTGTTACTTGCCCTTAATGATCTTTGAGGGGCTCAGCGGCAAGCTGATCACTTCGATCCTGCGTCCTGGAAAAACACCCACAGGCCGAGAGAATGCAGCTATTCTCCAGCGCCTCATTAAGCTGATCCGTACAAGATGGCCGAAAACCCATTTACTGGTTCGTGGGGATAGCCACTTTGCCCAACCAGAGTTAATGCAGGTTGTTCAGGATGACCCTCACTCCGACTACGTGCTGGGAAAAGGCGCAGGACACAAGACGGCCTTGCGACCTAAAGCCAAAGAGTTGCTGGATGAAGCGCGGAAAGCTCTCGACGTTAAAACCGGGCTGGCAAAACTGAACAACATGCCAGAGCCTGAGCGACTCAGGCTCTACGGAGAAACGGACTATCAGGCAAAAAGCTGGAAAGGGCTGGACACCCGGATAATCTATAAGGCAGAGGTCAACCAGAAAGGCGACAATCCCCGCTTTATTGTGACTTCGATGATGGAGGCTTCCCCCGAGGAAATATATGAAGACCTTTATTGTCCCAGAGGGCAGGATGAGAACTTCATTAAGCATCTGAAAAGTGATTTGTCCGGTGATCGCTTGTCAGATCAAGGCTTTCTGGCAAATCACCTGAGAATGTTTTACGCCTGCGCTGCTTATGTTCTTCACTATGAGCTGAGAACCAAGGCACTGAAAGGTACGGAGCTGGAAAAGGCACAGCCATCAACCGTGATCACAAAACTTTGTAAGGTCGCGGTTAAAGTGGTTGAGTATAAAGACCGAATCAAACTTCACTTGCCCCGCAGCTGTCCAATAAAAGGGCTTTTGCAGCATATAACCGAAGTCTTTTATTCAATGCCGCTGCCTCGACCGGGATAG
- a CDS encoding DUF397 domain-containing protein, with protein sequence MNSYFEKDSHFKKSLACPPCFNVRCVTVAISPNQEVAMRNSSDPQKTTLVFNRDEWDAFIKGVKGGDFDIR encoded by the coding sequence ATGAATTCTTATTTCGAAAAAGACAGCCATTTCAAAAAATCATTAGCGTGTCCTCCATGTTTCAATGTCCGCTGTGTGACTGTTGCAATTAGCCCGAACCAAGAGGTTGCCATGAGAAATAGCAGTGACCCACAAAAAACAACATTGGTTTTCAACAGGGATGAATGGGACGCTTTTATCAAGGGAGTTAAAGGCGGAGATTTTGACATCCGCTGA
- a CDS encoding RDD family protein, with product MNNQAVGKFGAAYEYSGFWIRVGASLIDGIIILFATYPLLYMIYGDEIIHNDTLVIGGADFLLSYVMPFIATMLFWFYKSATPGKMAVKAIVVDAATGNSPTIKQCIIRYLGYIVATLPLGLGILWVAWDSKKQGWHDKMAGTVVIRPKNKGVEKVEFAGS from the coding sequence ATGAACAATCAAGCAGTAGGGAAATTTGGAGCGGCATATGAATATTCAGGATTTTGGATTAGAGTAGGAGCTTCATTAATTGATGGAATAATAATTCTCTTTGCTACATACCCACTTTTATACATGATCTATGGAGATGAAATAATACACAACGATACTCTTGTCATTGGTGGTGCAGATTTTTTACTTTCGTACGTGATGCCTTTTATAGCAACAATGCTCTTTTGGTTTTATAAATCAGCAACTCCGGGAAAAATGGCTGTAAAGGCAATCGTGGTAGATGCTGCAACTGGCAACTCACCAACAATAAAGCAATGTATTATCCGCTATTTAGGCTACATCGTTGCAACTCTTCCACTTGGTCTAGGTATTTTGTGGGTAGCTTGGGACAGCAAAAAACAAGGTTGGCATGACAAAATGGCTGGCACTGTAGTTATTCGTCCTAAAAACAAAGGCGTTGAAAAGGTAGAATTTGCAGGGAGTTAA
- the tusC gene encoding sulfurtransferase complex subunit TusC translates to MNPSVCIISTRAPYHGQNAREALDAALVSASYDLDTSLLLMGDAVYQLLDNQSPEQLSRKSLTSMLKALPMYGIETIFVDSESLQERSLTEDQLVDGFTLLEEGALAPFIAQHDKVLNF, encoded by the coding sequence ATGAATCCATCTGTTTGCATTATCTCCACGCGCGCGCCTTACCACGGACAAAATGCCCGTGAAGCTCTGGATGCAGCACTGGTGTCAGCCTCTTACGACCTGGATACCTCTCTGCTATTGATGGGGGACGCGGTCTACCAGCTGCTCGACAACCAGTCACCTGAGCAACTATCCCGAAAAAGCCTGACTTCGATGCTGAAAGCCTTGCCCATGTACGGTATTGAAACCATCTTTGTCGATTCAGAGTCTTTACAGGAGCGGAGCCTTACGGAAGACCAGCTGGTTGATGGTTTTACATTACTGGAAGAAGGCGCGCTGGCGCCTTTTATCGCCCAACATGACAAGGTGTTAAACTTCTGA
- a CDS encoding ATP-binding protein: MPDSKQLLRLQIDSQLSNTTLVAMAVRGVCAMTTLSPVEINRLELCLVEIVNNAIEHAYGNEAGHPVEICIGLDKTSMNISVSDWGASIPSDVIDSQEPEEINPDHPEAWLCSGRGLHIVNKLMDDVSYETDEGKNSFIMSKALRY, translated from the coding sequence ATGCCTGATTCCAAGCAGCTGCTGAGATTACAGATCGATAGCCAGCTTTCTAATACGACTCTGGTGGCAATGGCTGTAAGAGGCGTGTGTGCTATGACGACGCTGTCACCTGTAGAAATTAACCGGCTGGAGTTGTGCCTGGTAGAGATTGTGAATAATGCTATTGAACACGCCTATGGCAATGAGGCAGGGCACCCTGTGGAGATTTGCATAGGGTTGGACAAAACCAGCATGAATATATCAGTCAGTGACTGGGGGGCTTCTATTCCCAGTGATGTTATCGATAGTCAGGAACCTGAAGAGATTAACCCGGATCATCCTGAAGCCTGGCTGTGCAGTGGCCGGGGGCTGCATATCGTTAACAAGCTCATGGACGATGTCTCCTATGAGACCGACGAGGGCAAGAACAGCTTTATTATGAGTAAAGCCCTCAGATACTGA
- the tusB gene encoding sulfurtransferase complex subunit TusB → MSTLHTVNKAGQALELCLRSLLLGDAILLIEDAVYALFEASDVLREVILDIPVYVLEADVLARGVSNRDDLNITAVDYDGFVELTEAHDKVLGWH, encoded by the coding sequence ATGTCTACCCTGCATACTGTTAACAAAGCCGGACAGGCGCTGGAATTATGCCTGCGTTCTTTATTATTGGGCGACGCCATACTGCTTATTGAAGACGCAGTATACGCCCTGTTCGAAGCCAGTGACGTTCTGAGGGAAGTGATTCTGGACATTCCTGTCTACGTACTGGAAGCCGATGTTCTGGCCCGGGGGGTCAGTAACCGCGACGACCTGAATATTACTGCGGTAGACTATGACGGATTTGTTGAATTGACTGAAGCTCACGACAAAGTCCTGGGCTGGCACTAA
- a CDS encoding STAS domain-containing protein has protein sequence MAFETREEGAYTVVLVDESRLDASIAESFKVFLFDQIDSGKEKIVVDLSQVRFMDSSGLGSLVAGLKKTAGSGLFALASAQPAVKDLFDLTSMDKLFSLHDSVADAVQGD, from the coding sequence ATGGCATTTGAAACACGGGAAGAGGGTGCTTATACAGTGGTTCTGGTGGATGAGAGCCGGTTGGATGCTTCGATTGCAGAGTCATTCAAAGTGTTCCTGTTTGACCAGATTGATTCGGGGAAGGAGAAAATAGTAGTAGATCTGTCCCAGGTTCGTTTCATGGACAGCAGCGGTCTTGGTTCACTGGTTGCCGGATTGAAAAAAACAGCCGGTTCCGGCTTGTTTGCCCTGGCTTCAGCCCAGCCTGCGGTTAAAGACCTGTTCGACCTGACCTCTATGGATAAGCTGTTCTCATTGCATGATAGTGTTGCGGATGCTGTTCAGGGGGACTGA
- a CDS encoding DUF4410 domain-containing protein: MISKKIFIVCVSLILSACSSTSKVSNPISSSEVVSSPYFKEITVEDRSAQAPDHFSLAIQSYLKQELKLNSLYSSERGNSISIEIVDYRMRSGFTRAMFGIFAGKDGVDSEVTVKDLNGNIIGKSTVSSYNLMAIGDMQDIARMHAEEIAEFLVAKES; the protein is encoded by the coding sequence ATGATTAGTAAAAAAATATTTATAGTATGTGTATCTTTGATACTGTCAGCTTGTTCAAGTACATCGAAAGTTTCTAATCCTATTTCGAGCAGTGAAGTTGTGTCTTCTCCTTATTTCAAGGAAATCACAGTGGAGGATCGAAGTGCTCAAGCACCAGATCATTTTTCTTTAGCAATACAGTCATATTTAAAACAAGAGCTGAAACTAAACTCATTGTATAGTTCAGAACGAGGCAATAGCATTAGTATCGAAATAGTTGATTATAGAATGAGGTCAGGCTTCACTCGGGCTATGTTTGGCATCTTTGCGGGTAAGGATGGTGTCGATTCGGAAGTTACCGTGAAGGATTTAAATGGAAATATCATCGGAAAGTCAACAGTCTCAAGCTATAACCTAATGGCCATTGGAGATATGCAAGATATAGCCAGAATGCATGCAGAAGAAATAGCTGAGTTCTTGGTCGCAAAAGAAAGCTAA
- a CDS encoding ISL3 family transposase, translating into MCTTPSLRPMFAFPGWVIEQIDIDWEVKQAFVYLRRDGRIQHEKCSQCETPMGQMKTKDRCVQDLPLGVLQVNLLFTAFQGRCSHCNNIETVTIPGLTPKAQATDRLKRHVSHLCRYMPCDKVPEFIAISGGTARRWDKEMLLRMLPAPKRDGIRALLIDEKSIGKGHQYLTVVLNADSGETLFLGEGKRKETLDEFLSSLTEEQKASIECVGIDRGGSYQASVKEHLPNADIVYDKFHIIANYNDVIDQIRRREWRQAEEENKPFIKGQRFNLFMNPENLTPKRESSLKELLSMNEDLNQAYILKDMLKQLWTYTYKACAGKFLDRWIELAKETGIAELKRFAKGLDRAREGLLSYCHHRITSAKIEAFNGVIKRIIYKACGYNDLDYLYLKIRQEAVK; encoded by the coding sequence ATGTGTACAACACCCTCACTACGTCCTATGTTCGCATTTCCCGGCTGGGTAATCGAGCAGATTGATATTGATTGGGAAGTCAAACAAGCTTTTGTCTATCTCCGCAGGGATGGCCGAATTCAGCACGAGAAATGCAGTCAATGTGAAACCCCTATGGGACAAATGAAGACAAAAGATCGGTGTGTCCAGGATTTACCACTGGGAGTTCTACAGGTAAATCTTCTCTTCACAGCTTTTCAGGGCCGCTGCTCACACTGCAACAATATTGAAACCGTTACTATTCCTGGTTTAACTCCCAAGGCTCAGGCAACCGATCGCCTTAAACGACACGTCAGCCATTTATGTCGCTATATGCCCTGCGACAAGGTGCCTGAATTCATTGCTATATCCGGTGGTACTGCCCGTCGTTGGGATAAAGAGATGCTGCTGAGAATGCTTCCAGCTCCAAAGCGTGACGGTATTCGCGCTCTGCTCATTGACGAAAAATCCATTGGCAAAGGCCATCAGTATCTTACCGTTGTTCTTAACGCCGACTCAGGAGAAACCCTCTTCCTTGGTGAAGGCAAGCGAAAAGAGACTCTGGATGAGTTCTTGAGCAGCCTGACTGAAGAGCAAAAAGCGAGCATCGAGTGTGTTGGCATAGACCGTGGTGGCAGCTATCAGGCTTCGGTGAAAGAGCACTTGCCCAATGCGGATATTGTATACGACAAGTTTCACATTATTGCCAATTATAATGATGTGATAGATCAGATAAGGCGCAGGGAGTGGCGTCAGGCTGAAGAAGAGAACAAGCCCTTTATCAAGGGTCAGCGGTTCAACCTGTTCATGAACCCTGAGAACCTGACTCCAAAGCGAGAAAGCAGTCTGAAAGAGCTCTTGAGCATGAACGAGGATCTCAATCAGGCTTACATCCTGAAAGACATGCTCAAACAGCTATGGACGTACACGTACAAAGCGTGTGCCGGCAAGTTTCTGGATAGATGGATAGAGTTAGCAAAAGAAACCGGAATTGCAGAACTTAAGAGGTTTGCTAAGGGCTTGGACAGGGCAAGAGAGGGCTTGCTGTCGTACTGCCATCATCGTATAACCAGCGCGAAGATTGAAGCTTTCAATGGAGTCATCAAACGGATTATCTACAAAGCTTGTGGCTACAATGATCTTGATTACCTCTATCTTAAAATCAGGCAGGAGGCTGTAAAATGA
- a CDS encoding YbgA family protein, which produces MAIVSLPEHKKEISLGISACLMGQKVRYNGDHKKSSYCTNLLSRYFNFVTVCPEVGIGLPIPRKPIRLVGDMHHYRVKGTDDPTLDVTDQLYDYGRQKAEELDGISGYILMQKSPSCGMERVKVYHENGSPLGRSEAGMFARALMEARPLLPVEEEGRLHDPVLRENFINRVIAYHHWHEDVLTDLTYKKMGDFHARYKYQLMAHDQQAYTVLGQLIAQGKTIPLEKMSKDYFEQFMTLMKKKANRKSHTNVLLHILGYLKKSISSADKQQLLKQIENYRSGTIPLIVPLTVLKHFVEVHGSEYIQNQYYLEPHPEAMGLRNNL; this is translated from the coding sequence ATGGCTATTGTCTCACTCCCGGAACACAAAAAAGAAATCAGTCTCGGCATCAGCGCCTGCCTGATGGGACAAAAAGTCCGCTACAACGGCGACCATAAAAAATCATCCTACTGCACCAACCTGTTGTCCCGGTATTTTAATTTTGTGACGGTCTGTCCGGAGGTCGGCATTGGCCTGCCAATTCCCCGAAAACCCATCCGTCTGGTAGGTGATATGCACCACTATCGTGTCAAAGGCACCGACGACCCCACACTAGACGTCACTGATCAGCTCTATGACTATGGCAGGCAGAAAGCGGAGGAGCTTGATGGCATCAGTGGCTACATCCTTATGCAGAAATCTCCCAGCTGCGGTATGGAACGCGTCAAGGTCTATCATGAAAACGGCTCCCCCCTGGGCAGAAGTGAAGCGGGTATGTTTGCCAGAGCCCTGATGGAAGCCAGACCTTTGCTGCCCGTCGAAGAGGAAGGTCGCCTGCACGACCCCGTATTACGGGAAAATTTTATCAATCGTGTGATTGCTTATCATCACTGGCATGAGGATGTTCTGACAGACCTGACTTATAAGAAGATGGGGGATTTTCACGCTCGCTACAAATACCAGTTAATGGCTCATGACCAGCAGGCGTATACTGTGCTGGGCCAGCTTATTGCTCAAGGTAAAACGATTCCTCTTGAAAAGATGTCTAAAGACTACTTTGAACAGTTCATGACGCTGATGAAAAAAAAGGCAAACCGAAAGTCCCATACCAATGTGCTTCTGCATATTCTTGGTTATCTGAAGAAATCCATCAGCAGTGCTGACAAACAACAACTGCTAAAACAAATCGAGAATTACCGTTCTGGCACCATCCCGCTTATCGTGCCATTAACCGTGTTAAAACATTTTGTTGAAGTCCACGGCAGTGAGTATATACAGAACCAGTACTATCTTGAGCCTCACCCGGAAGCCATGGGGCTGCGCAATAATCTTTAA
- a CDS encoding TusE/DsrC/DsvC family sulfur relay protein → MTDLILDKDGYLADLTHWNEAVAHQLAANHNVVLTDEHWQVIHLLRQFYAEFEHAPSQRPFVKYIATHLGKEKGNSLYLMQLFPESPAKLAALIAGLPRPTNCF, encoded by the coding sequence ATGACTGACCTGATTCTTGATAAAGACGGCTATCTCGCCGACCTTACCCACTGGAACGAAGCCGTTGCCCATCAGCTGGCGGCCAACCATAACGTCGTTCTGACGGATGAACACTGGCAGGTTATCCACCTGCTGCGCCAGTTCTATGCCGAATTTGAACACGCCCCCAGCCAGCGTCCCTTTGTTAAATACATTGCCACGCATCTTGGGAAGGAGAAAGGCAACAGCCTTTACCTGATGCAACTGTTTCCAGAAAGCCCTGCGAAACTGGCAGCCCTGATTGCAGGTCTGCCCCGTCCCACTAATTGTTTTTAA
- a CDS encoding DJ-1/PfpI family protein: MSSKRSVGVLLFDDFEVLDVFGPLEMYGMSPEAFDIFLVAEEAGVVASRQGPKSVVDHKTADGHQYDILFVPGGTGTRREVSNTRLLDWIATQSQQAELVTSVCTGSALLAKAGVLDGVQATTNKMAYEWVTAQGQKVNWVKQARWVEDGKFFTSSGVSAGMDMSLAIISRLLGEAEAEKTAQWAEYEWHRDAGHDPFAAVHGLI, encoded by the coding sequence ATGAGTTCTAAACGATCTGTCGGTGTACTTCTGTTCGATGACTTTGAAGTGCTGGATGTATTTGGTCCACTGGAAATGTATGGAATGTCCCCGGAGGCGTTCGATATTTTTCTGGTAGCGGAAGAAGCAGGGGTTGTTGCCAGCCGACAAGGGCCGAAATCGGTGGTAGACCATAAGACAGCCGACGGTCATCAATACGACATTCTTTTTGTACCCGGTGGAACCGGTACTCGCCGCGAGGTCAGCAATACCCGGCTGCTGGACTGGATTGCCACTCAATCTCAACAGGCTGAGCTGGTTACTTCAGTCTGCACCGGCAGCGCCCTGCTGGCGAAGGCTGGCGTGCTGGATGGAGTACAGGCGACCACCAACAAAATGGCCTATGAATGGGTCACAGCACAGGGGCAGAAGGTTAACTGGGTTAAACAGGCACGCTGGGTTGAAGACGGCAAGTTCTTCACCTCATCGGGTGTTTCTGCCGGTATGGACATGTCTCTGGCGATTATCAGCAGACTGCTGGGGGAAGCCGAGGCAGAGAAAACCGCACAATGGGCGGAATATGAATGGCACCGTGATGCCGGGCATGACCCTTTTGCCGCTGTCCATGGCTTAATCTGA
- a CDS encoding nuclease-related domain-containing protein, producing the protein MIDFTQIIMNVIPTFWYIIPLLILVRLFKSPWFKGILGEATVNLAIKIKLDKRKYYLIKNITLPTEDGSTQIDHILVSENGIFVIETKNMNGWIFGSEKQKQWTQKIFKHTSKFQNPLHQNYKHAKTLASCLAISDSKIFSVIVFVGNSEFKTEMPENVTYAGGLIRYIKSRNEIIFSTTEKEALIKKIESGRLKPSPKTNREHVQHVREIKAKKESEKSCPKCGSAMIQRVSKKGANAGNKFWGCSQFPKCRAICT; encoded by the coding sequence ATGATAGATTTTACACAAATAATAATGAATGTCATACCAACATTCTGGTATATCATACCACTGCTAATTCTAGTTAGACTTTTCAAGTCTCCCTGGTTTAAGGGAATTCTCGGGGAAGCAACTGTAAACCTTGCAATAAAGATTAAGCTTGATAAAAGAAAATACTACCTCATCAAAAATATTACCTTACCAACAGAAGATGGCTCAACACAAATAGACCATATCTTGGTTTCAGAAAATGGGATTTTCGTCATTGAAACAAAGAACATGAATGGTTGGATTTTTGGTTCTGAGAAACAGAAGCAGTGGACGCAAAAAATATTTAAACACACCAGTAAATTCCAGAATCCATTACACCAAAATTATAAACACGCAAAAACGCTAGCATCGTGTCTTGCAATCTCTGACTCAAAAATATTTTCAGTCATTGTTTTTGTTGGTAATAGTGAGTTCAAAACAGAGATGCCTGAAAATGTCACCTATGCTGGCGGTCTAATTCGTTATATAAAATCTAGAAACGAAATTATATTCTCTACCACAGAGAAAGAAGCATTGATTAAAAAAATTGAGTCAGGACGGCTAAAACCATCTCCCAAAACCAATAGAGAGCATGTGCAGCATGTACGGGAAATAAAAGCAAAGAAAGAGTCAGAGAAAAGCTGTCCAAAATGTGGCAGTGCAATGATTCAAAGAGTATCAAAAAAAGGTGCAAATGCAGGCAACAAATTTTGGGGCTGTAGTCAATTTCCAAAGTGTCGTGCAATTTGCACCTAA